A single window of Pyrus communis chromosome 10, drPyrComm1.1, whole genome shotgun sequence DNA harbors:
- the LOC137749069 gene encoding cytochrome P450 734A1-like — protein MEDELIFSWLKFVCISLMVLVFSLKMAVVLWWRPRKIEEHFGKQGIRGPPYRFFIGNYKELAGMMIKASSQTLPSSSHHILPRVLPFYHHWRKTYGATFLVWFGLTVRLTVADPDLIREIFTSKSEFYEKNEAHPLVKQLEGNGLLSLKGEKWARHRKIITPTFHMENLKLLIPVMATSIVDMMDKWSAMSSSGEVEIEVSEWFQNLTEDIITRTAFGSSYEDGKAVFRLQAQQMAFVTEAFQKVSIPGYRFLPTKRNINSWKLDKQIRKSLMELIDRRVENSNSGENVHEKCPKDLLGLMIQASNSSPSSNITVNDIVEECKSFFFAGKDTTSNLLTWTTVLLAMHPLWQLQARDEVLRVCGSRDIPTKDDVVKLKTLNMVVNESLRLYPPAIATIRRSRTEVELGGYTVPRGTELLIPIIAVHHDQSIWGNDAKEFNPSRFREGVARAAKHPVAFVPFGLGVRTCIGQNLALLQAKLALAIMLQRFSFRLAPTYQHAPTVLMLLHPQYGAPIIFQRLPPHDQGQDRNQGP, from the exons ATGGAGGACGAGCTCATCTTTTCGTGGCTCAAATTTGTTTGCATATCTTTAATGGTGTTGGTTTTTTCTCTGAAGATGGCGGTGGTTCTCTGGTGGAGGCCCAGGAAAATCGAAGAACATTTTGGGAAGCAAGGGATCAGAGGACCTCCTTACCGTTTCTTCATTGGAAATTACAAAGAACTTGCTGGGATGATGATCAAGGCCTCCTCTCAAACCCTTCCTTCCTCCTCTCACCATATTCTCCCTAGAGTTCTTCCTTTTTACCATCACTGGAGGAAAACCTATG GTGCAACATTTCTTGTGTGGTTTGGACTTACAGTTCGACTCACAGTTGCTGATCCTGATCTAATTAGGGAAATATTTACCTCAAAATCagaattttatgaaaaaaatgagGCTCACCCACTCGTTAAACAGCTCGAAGGTAATGGCCTCCTAAGCCTCAAAGGTGAAAAATGGGCTCGCCATAGAAAAATAATTACCCCTACCTTCCATATGGAGAATCTCAAG TTGTTGATACCGGTGATGGCAACGAGTATAGTAGACATGATGGACAAATGGTCAGCAATGTCCAGCTCCGGTGAGGTCGAGATTGAAGTATCCGAGTGGTTCCAAAACCTAACCGAAGATATAATTACCCGCACGGCGTTCGGAAGCAGCTACGAAGATGGCAAAGCCGTTTTCCGGCTACAAGCTCAGCAAATGGCGTTTGTTACCGAGGCTTTTCAAAAAGTTTCCATCCCTGGTTACAG ATTCTTGCCCACAAAACGAAACATAAATTCTTGGAAATTGGACAAGCAAATCAGGAAGTCACTGATGGAGCTGATCGATCGACGGGTAGAGAATTCGAACTCGGGCGAAAACGTGCATGAAAAATGCCCGAAAGATTTACTAGGTCTTATGATTCAGGcctcaaattcttctccttcttccaaTATCACTGTCAACGACATTGTTGAAGAATGCAAGAGCTTCTTCTTTGCGGGCAAAGATACCACATCCAATTTGCTGACGTGGACAACGGTTCTCCTAGCAATGCACCCACTGTGGCAGCTACAGGCACGTGACGAGGTGCTGAGGGTGTGTGGATCACGTGACATACCCACTAAAGACGACGTTGTAAAGCTTAAGACG TTGAATATGGTCGTCAACGAATCACTACGTTTGTACCCGCCTGCGATCGCAACGATTCGACGGTCGAGAACAGAAGTGGAGCTTGGGGGATACACTGTCCCACGTGGGACCGAGCTTTTGATTCCAATCATAGCCGTTCATCACGATCAGAGCATATGGGGGAATGATGCGAAGGAGTTCAACCCGAGCCGGTTCAGAGAGGGCGTGGCGCGGGCCGCCAAGCATCCGGTGGCGTTCGTTCCATTCGGGCTAGGGGTCCGCACATGCATCGGGCAGAATCTAGCATTGTTGCAGGCTAAACTTGCCCTTGCCATCATGCTTCAACGCTTCTCTTTCAGGCTGGCCCCTACCTATCAACATGCACCTACCGTCCTGATGCTACTTCACCCACAATACGGTGCACCCATCATTTTCCAACGCCTGCCACCACATGATCAGGGTCAAGATCGAAATCAAGGACCTTGA
- the LOC137746881 gene encoding GTP-binding nuclear protein Ran-3 yields MALPNQQTVDYPSFKLVIVGDGGTGKTTFVKRHLTGEFEKKYEPTIGVEVHPLDFFTNCGKIRFYCWDTAGQEKFGGLRDGYYIHGQCAIIMFDVTARLTYKNVPTWHRDLCRVCENIPIVLCGNKVDVKNRQVKAKQVTFHRKKNLQYYEISAKSNYNFEKPFLYLARKLAGDANLHFVESPALAPPEVQFDMAAQQQHEAELAAAAAQPLPDDDDEAFE; encoded by the exons Atg GCTTTGCCGAACCAACAGACTGTTGATTATCCGAGTTTCAAGCTCGTCATCGTCGGCGATGGAGGCACTG GAAAAACCACTTTCGTGAAAAGGCATCTCACTGGTGAATTCGAGAAGAAATACGAGC CCACCATTGGTGTGGAGGTTCATCCACTGGACTTCTTCACAAATTGTGGAAAGATCCGCTTTTACTGCTGGGACACTGCTGGGCAAGAGAAGTTTGGCGGTCTTCGAGATGGTTACTA CATTCATGGACAGTGTGCAATCATCATGTTTGACGTTACTGCTAGGTTGACATACAAGAATGTTCCTACATGGCACCGTGATCTCTGCCG TGTGTGCGAGAACATCCCTATTGTTCTCTGTGGCAACAAGGTTGATGTGAAGAACAGGCAGGTTAAAGCCAAGCAGGTTACCTTCCACAGAAAGAAGAATCTGCAGTACTATGAGATATCAGCCAAGAGCAACTACAACTTTGAGAAACCCTTCCTCTACTTGGCGAGGAAGCTTGCAGG TGACGCAAATCTTCATTTCGTCGAGTCTCCGGCCCTTGCTCCTCCAGAAGTGCAATTTGACATGGCTGCCCAACAACA GCATGAAGCTGAGCTTGCGGCAGCAGCTGCCCAACCTCTTCCTGATGACGATGACGAGGCATTCGAATAG
- the LOC137748478 gene encoding uncharacterized protein — translation MASWPASSDRSNQEAAAAIRRRQPGHQIKFLIPLIYAPVLPLIRLSLRKNPVVRDRLFTAVLVGAFAHGFYLVTDLYDAESK, via the exons ATGGCCTCCTGGCCCGCCTCCTCCGATCGCTCTAATCA GGAGGCTGCTGCTGCAATCCGAAGGAGACAACCAGGACATCAAATCAAGTTCTTGATTCCTCTTATATATGCCCCTGTTCTTCCCCTCA TTCGACTCTCATTGCGGAAGAATCCGGTTGTGCGGGACCGCTTGTTTACTGCTGTGCTGGTTGGAGCATTTGCTCATGGCTTTTATTTGGT AACTGATCTGTATGATGCTGAAAGCAAGTAA